The following proteins are co-located in the Bremerella cremea genome:
- a CDS encoding DUF1015 family protein — translation MPEIRAIHGLRYDLGHIGSLAEVISPPSAGISPEQLDKLYQRHPANVVRVLTNREEPGDDNGNNRFTRAARFLTNWERQGVLQKEPDPAIYVYHQQFQFQGETVTRRGFFAGALLPTDDRKEDYDNMMSSLDPKNGHLDFLGIKTNPLDVLQLLRATHTNVEPAVGIYADPKQKVQQILQNAVATMTPLIAKDECGVTHRLCPVTDHMVIGEVREAMAHCPARYTNDLPQAIAQLYRHELKQVSDLPSHHPAQCALTAFFELGEPGFTCRTQLPLYVNAPQISSDQLIEKLGSHFDAIPYDQGVEAGAKLWEELVEMSGPGNFGLYCAQDDQWVIASLTEEGILQMDEHFSDRPAAWRYLDSSILEWLVMLELLETAEPRSTHVEDVDSLLLRIRSEDFPEYTMAALVLPTDPKQLEPLWQAGNPIQEKLLTDPQPVCGLVFNPLK, via the coding sequence CCGAAATTCGAGCTATCCACGGACTCCGTTACGACCTTGGTCATATTGGTTCGCTGGCAGAAGTCATCTCGCCTCCGTCCGCCGGTATTTCGCCAGAGCAGCTCGACAAACTCTACCAACGTCATCCGGCCAATGTTGTTCGGGTACTCACCAATCGGGAAGAGCCAGGCGACGACAACGGCAACAATCGTTTCACGCGGGCAGCGCGATTTTTGACCAATTGGGAGCGGCAAGGAGTTTTGCAAAAAGAACCAGATCCTGCGATCTACGTCTATCACCAGCAATTTCAGTTCCAGGGCGAAACCGTTACCCGCCGTGGCTTCTTCGCAGGGGCACTCCTGCCGACCGATGATCGAAAAGAAGACTACGACAACATGATGTCGTCGCTCGATCCCAAGAATGGTCATCTCGACTTCTTGGGGATTAAGACCAATCCGCTAGATGTCTTGCAACTACTCCGCGCCACGCATACCAATGTAGAACCGGCGGTTGGCATCTATGCCGACCCCAAACAAAAAGTTCAGCAGATCTTGCAAAACGCCGTGGCAACCATGACGCCCCTGATCGCCAAGGATGAATGCGGCGTGACGCATCGCTTGTGTCCAGTAACCGATCACATGGTGATTGGCGAGGTTCGCGAAGCCATGGCCCACTGCCCTGCCCGCTATACAAACGATCTTCCCCAGGCAATTGCTCAATTGTACCGGCATGAGTTGAAGCAGGTCTCCGACTTACCATCGCATCATCCTGCCCAGTGCGCCCTGACGGCATTCTTCGAGCTAGGCGAACCAGGCTTCACTTGTCGCACCCAGCTACCTCTGTACGTTAACGCACCGCAGATATCGAGCGACCAGTTGATCGAAAAACTAGGATCCCATTTCGATGCGATCCCCTACGATCAAGGAGTCGAAGCGGGAGCGAAGTTGTGGGAAGAGTTGGTTGAAATGTCAGGGCCCGGCAACTTCGGCCTCTACTGCGCCCAGGATGATCAATGGGTGATTGCCTCGCTCACGGAGGAAGGCATCCTCCAAATGGACGAACACTTTTCGGACCGGCCAGCAGCTTGGCGTTATTTAGACAGTTCGATTCTCGAATGGCTGGTCATGCTTGAACTCTTAGAGACGGCAGAACCTCGGAGTACCCATGTCGAGGATGTCGACTCGCTACTGTTACGAATCCGTTCAGAGGATTTCCCCGAATACACGATGGCTGCCCTCGTTTTGCCAACCGATCCCAAACAGCTTGAGCCCTTGTGGCAGGCCGGCAATCCAATCCAAGAGAAGCTGTTGACCGATCCTCAGCCAGTTTGCGGCCTGGTGTTCAACCCTCTTAAGTAA
- a CDS encoding ParA family protein, which yields MARILCIANQKGGVGKTTTAINLAAGLAMAEMRTLLVDLDPQCNATTGIGLQPTDRHPLVSDRPLAESILETATENLFLVPGSRSFEDVERLAGGEKSTSAVLQGHLESGMNQYDYVLIDCPPSVGAITQTALAASTEVLMPIQAEYFAMEGLTQMIRVIRDVMRRPPGKLEFGGIVLTMYDPTLELTHEVEQEVREFFGDIVFDTVVPRDHWVSEAPSFGQSVITHAPRSRGARAHMELCMEVLDRD from the coding sequence ATGGCTCGCATCCTATGTATCGCCAACCAAAAGGGAGGCGTCGGCAAGACCACCACGGCCATTAACCTGGCCGCCGGTTTGGCCATGGCCGAGATGCGCACGCTGCTGGTTGACCTTGACCCTCAGTGCAATGCCACAACCGGGATTGGCCTTCAGCCGACCGACCGGCACCCGTTGGTCTCGGACCGGCCACTGGCCGAGTCTATTCTCGAAACAGCGACCGAGAACTTATTCCTGGTTCCCGGTAGTCGCAGCTTCGAGGATGTCGAACGATTGGCCGGGGGAGAGAAGTCGACCTCTGCGGTTCTGCAAGGGCATCTCGAATCTGGGATGAACCAGTACGACTATGTCCTGATTGATTGCCCGCCATCTGTGGGCGCGATCACGCAGACAGCCTTAGCTGCCTCTACCGAAGTGCTCATGCCGATCCAGGCTGAGTACTTTGCCATGGAAGGTCTCACGCAGATGATCCGTGTGATTCGCGATGTCATGCGACGCCCGCCTGGCAAGCTCGAGTTCGGTGGCATCGTATTAACCATGTACGATCCAACCCTCGAACTAACTCATGAAGTCGAACAAGAGGTCCGTGAGTTCTTCGGGGATATTGTTTTCGATACGGTGGTCCCGCGCGACCACTGGGTTTCCGAGGCACCCAGCTTCGGGCAATCAGTAATTACCCACGCACCTCGCAGTCGCGGGGCACGTGCTCATATGGAATTATGCATGGAGGTTTTAGATCGTGACTAG